In Oryza glaberrima chromosome 8, OglaRS2, whole genome shotgun sequence, the following are encoded in one genomic region:
- the LOC127783093 gene encoding probable F-box protein At1g65740, whose protein sequence is MVDTVLCKLELPDFIRTAAVCTCWRAPALDLRRRGVYSFHRTPCLLYIPAAAAANGGSSTRSAELYCLADERPYTVTLPDPPIAERSIVGSSHGWLVTADALSELHLLNPVTREQIELPPIATLEQVRPILEAAGDGGDLRGYEVSFYDGDMREYRAPGIYRPDELRDLLNIKQPSFARVGDDKQWHWITTSSYYRSPYSDIAYRDGAFYAMNLLGGIHRYDIHHSRATRTVVLADTLGYTLHHAYMAWTPSSGDVLQVWRLTHLPEDEEDEELRTVGFHVYKVDFDSQDVVPIDSLGDEALFIGHNGTLCLSTKDYPALLPNHVYFTDDDEY, encoded by the exons ATGGTAGACACCGTCCTCTGCAAGCTCGAGCTCCCCGATTTCatccgcaccgccgccgtctgcaCGTGCTGGCGCGCCCCCGCCctcgacctccgccgccgtggcgtctACTCGTTCCATCGAACCCCCTGCCTCCTGtacatccccgccgccgccgccgccaatggcGGCAGCAGCACGCGCTCCGCCGAGCTCTACTGCCTCGCCGACGAGAGGCCCTACACGGTGACCCTCCCGGACCCGCCGATCGCGGAGCGCAGCATCGTGGGGTCGTCGCACGGGTGGCTGGTCACCGCCGACGCCCTCTCGGAGCTGCACCTCCTGAACCCGGTCACCCGTGAGCAGATCGAGCTGCCGCCCATCGCCACGCTGGAGCAGGTGAGGCCCATCCTcgaagccgccggcgacggcggcgacctccgcggGTACGAAGTCTCCTTCTACGACGGCGACATGAGGGAGTACCGAGCTCCCGGCATCTACCGGCCCGACGAGCTCCGCGACCTGCTCAACATCAAG CAGCCGTCGTTCGCGAGGGTCGGGGACGACAAGCAGTGGCACTGGATCACCACCTCCTCCTACTACAGGTCTCCCTACTCCGACATCGCCTACCGCGACGGCGCCTTCTACGCCATGAACCTCCTAGGCGGGATCCACCGCTACGACATCCACCATTCCCGCGCCACGCGCACGGTGGTTCTCGCCGACACGCTGGGGTACACGCTGCACCACGCGTACATGGCCTGGACGCCGTCGTCCGGGGACGTGTTGCAG GTCTGGAGGTTGACGCATTTGCCagaagacgaggaggatgaAGAACTGCGTACGGTTGGATTCCATGTATACAAGGTTGACTTCGACAGCCAAGATGTCGTGCCTATCGATTCCTTGGGAGATGAGGCATTGTTCATTGGGCATAATGGCACCCTTTGTCTTTCCACCAAGGATTACCCTGCCCTGCTGCCAAATCACGTCTATTTTACCGACGATGATGAGTACTAG